A section of the Streptomyces sp. SCL15-4 genome encodes:
- a CDS encoding DUF6777 domain-containing protein — protein MRIPTRTLVTACVLWAALLAAGCAGTGVKQTRVGDLVFLQAVGDRGPGPFTDSAATGPVAESPRIGARISAGQLAAPLRAARTVSGSMPGLYRGTPRVARCDVERHIRYLAADPSRAGAFAGVVGVGRAALPAYLRGLTPVVLGSDTRVTNHAYRDHRADDYQAVLQAGTAVLVDDRGVPRVRCACGNPLAPPAPTRGGASARGTPWPGYRPNKVIVVSPAPRAVASLTLVDAGHRTWTERRVGHDVRRDRVVPPPAGATTGPSPTTRADAEPTPANPPGGPAAPDRPAVPTA, from the coding sequence GTGCGGATCCCCACCCGAACCCTGGTCACGGCCTGCGTGCTCTGGGCCGCGCTGCTCGCCGCCGGCTGCGCGGGCACCGGCGTCAAGCAGACCCGGGTGGGCGACCTCGTCTTCCTCCAGGCCGTCGGGGACCGCGGCCCCGGGCCCTTCACCGACTCCGCGGCCACCGGTCCCGTCGCCGAGTCCCCCCGGATCGGCGCCAGGATCTCCGCCGGCCAGCTGGCGGCGCCCCTGCGCGCGGCCCGCACCGTGTCCGGCTCGATGCCCGGCCTGTACCGGGGTACCCCGCGCGTCGCCCGCTGCGACGTCGAGCGGCACATCCGCTATCTCGCGGCGGACCCGTCCAGGGCCGGCGCCTTCGCCGGCGTCGTCGGGGTCGGACGGGCGGCGCTGCCCGCCTATCTGCGCGGCCTGACCCCCGTCGTGCTCGGCTCCGACACCCGGGTCACCAACCACGCCTACCGGGACCACCGGGCGGACGACTACCAGGCCGTCCTCCAGGCCGGCACCGCCGTCCTCGTGGACGACCGGGGCGTGCCCCGGGTGCGCTGCGCCTGCGGCAACCCGCTCGCGCCGCCCGCGCCGACCCGCGGCGGGGCCAGCGCCCGGGGCACACCCTGGCCCGGCTACCGGCCGAACAAGGTGATCGTGGTGAGTCCGGCGCCCCGGGCCGTCGCCAGCCTCACGCTCGTCGACGCCGGGCACCGCACCTGGACCGAGCGCCGGGTCGGCCACGACGTCCGGCGCGACCGCGTCGTCCCGCCGCCCGCCGGGGCCACGACCGGCCCGTCCCCGACCACCCGCGCGGACGCGGAACCGACGCCCGCGAACCCGCCGGGCGGGCCCGCGGCCCCGGACCGCCCCGCCGTCCCCACCGCCTGA